The segment AGGCCGGACTTCCCATCTATGGGGAATGCGGCGGCCTGATGTATCTTACTGAACGCATCACCACAGGTGTAAAAGGGAAAGGCACATACCATATGGCTGAAATGCCGGAATCAACACATGAGATGGTGGGAGCACTGCCCGGACATTCACTTATGGGCCACAAGCGCGTGGTCAGCTACAATATCGGAGCACTTGATGTTGATACGATCATAGGGAAATGTGGAAACTCATTCATCGGACACGAGTTCCATCATTCCGAGGTAACAGAATTACCATCCGATGCAAAGTTCGCAATAAAACTATCACGCGGAACAGGGATCGTAGACGGATGGGATGGACTGGTGAAAAATAATACACTTGGAGCATATGCCCATCTGGAAGCATCCTCATACAAGGATTTTGCCACAACCTTTGTGGACGCTGCAGCAAAATACAGGAGTGAAAAAGCTTGAAAGCAGAGATAATCAATGACCGTGTGCTTGCAGAGAAGAAGGCCGTTAATGAGCTTTACAACACAGGTTATTATGGCAGGCCAAAGAGCAAGGGCCTGGAACTTACACTTATTGAAGCTGCATACCTTGCATACCGTGGCAAGATCGATGTGGAACACAACGGGAATGTACTTGATTTCCCGGGATTTTTCAAGATCGCATCGACACTTCATCCATCTTTCGAGCTGAAATATATCGTTTACAAGGACCTCAGGGAAAGAGGGTTCTACGTCCAGCCGGGAGTTACCGATTTCCGTGTCTATCCGCGTGGAAGCCACCCCGGGAAAGGCGCTGCAAAACAGTTCGTCTACGTCAGGTCCGAAAGGGTGCCAATGCCACTCAAGGACCTTCTCAGGTCACTGAACGCAGCAGAAAATGTCCGCAAGCAGATGATACTTGCTATCGTGGATGAAGAAAGTGACATCACGTTCTACGAGGTGAAAAGACCACGGATAAAAGGCGGAATGGGAGATTCACTTTACCCGGACATCAATACTGAAGCGACGTTCCTTGAGGACAGGGTAATTATCTGGGATGAGGATGCATCCACAGCACTCTTTGAGAACGGTTTCTATGGCAAACCACTTGACAAGCAAAGGCTCCAGCTCTCACTTGTGGAATCACGATACCTGATGGAAAATGGTGTTATCAATGTCAGAAACCGGCAGGACAATGTGATGGACAGCGAGTCATTCACAGATATCGCTTCGAAGATCGAGCCGGAGTTCCTTTTGAAGAACAGTGTTTACACAGACCTCCGTGAGAAAGGAGTAGTTCCAAAAACAGGATTCAAGTTCGGCAGCCATTTCCGTGTCTATGCACAGGTGGAATCCCCTGCAAAGATACCTCACTCTGAATATCTGGTACATTCAATTCCTTCAGACCATGAGTTCAGACTTCCTGTAATGTCAAGGGCTGTCCGCCTTGCTAACAGTGTCAGGAAAAGCATGCTATATGCGGTTCCTGAAGATGATGGTATCGACTACATTGATATTGGAAGAGTGAAGATGTGATATTCCACATCAACACTTTTCAAAATAACATTTATTAACTATCTTTTCAAATAATCTGGCATGGAAGCACTTTATCTGAAAGACTGTTACGTCAGGGAATTCGAAGCCACTGTTTTGAGCGTGACGGATGACAAATTCGTTGTCCTCGACAGGACCGCCTTTTACCCAAAGTCCGGCGGCCAGCCATACGACACCGGAGTTCTAATCAGCGATGGGAAGGAGTACAAGGTCGTTTTCGTAGGGAAGTTTGAAGGCCAGATCAGCCATGAGGTCAGTGAACCGGGACTTAAAGAAGGCGACAAAGTAAAGGGTATCATCGACTGGGACAGGCGTACCCTTTTCATGAACTATCATACCGCATCCCACATCCTCAGTGCAATCATCCATAACGAGACAGGAGCAAAGATATCAGGGAACCAGATCGCAGAGGAGAAGACACGTGTGGACTTCAATCTGGAGAACTTTGACAGGGAACAGATCGGCTCATACGAAGCAAAGGTCAATGAGGTCATCGACAGGGGAATTAATGTGAAGATCGACATTCTCCCGAGAGAAG is part of the Methanococcoides methylutens MM1 genome and harbors:
- the endA gene encoding tRNA-intron lyase, whose amino-acid sequence is MKAEIINDRVLAEKKAVNELYNTGYYGRPKSKGLELTLIEAAYLAYRGKIDVEHNGNVLDFPGFFKIASTLHPSFELKYIVYKDLRERGFYVQPGVTDFRVYPRGSHPGKGAAKQFVYVRSERVPMPLKDLLRSLNAAENVRKQMILAIVDEESDITFYEVKRPRIKGGMGDSLYPDINTEATFLEDRVIIWDEDASTALFENGFYGKPLDKQRLQLSLVESRYLMENGVINVRNRQDNVMDSESFTDIASKIEPEFLLKNSVYTDLREKGVVPKTGFKFGSHFRVYAQVESPAKIPHSEYLVHSIPSDHEFRLPVMSRAVRLANSVRKSMLYAVPEDDGIDYIDIGRVKM
- the alaXM gene encoding alanyl-tRNA editing protein AlaXM, producing MEALYLKDCYVREFEATVLSVTDDKFVVLDRTAFYPKSGGQPYDTGVLISDGKEYKVVFVGKFEGQISHEVSEPGLKEGDKVKGIIDWDRRTLFMNYHTASHILSAIIHNETGAKISGNQIAEEKTRVDFNLENFDREQIGSYEAKVNEVIDRGINVKIDILPREEALTIPSVVKLKDAFPPEIEEIRVIRIPEIDDQACGGTHVKNTGEIPHIEIFKAENKGKNNRRIYFRFA